A single genomic interval of Spinacia oleracea cultivar Varoflay chromosome 6, BTI_SOV_V1, whole genome shotgun sequence harbors:
- the LOC130464431 gene encoding ABC transporter C family member 2-like has product MMGLCVYRIWITNMNFKAEKFCLRSKYYNYFLALLAGYSAAEHLFRLIMGVSVLNLEGEAGLAPFEQVNYSNARK; this is encoded by the exons ATGATGGGGCTGTGTGTATATCGAATATGGATAACCAACATGAATTTCAAAGCTGAGAAGTTTTGTTTGAGGTCCAAATATTACAACTACTTTTTGGCTTTGTTGGCTGGTTACTCTGCAGCTGAACATTTGTTCAGGTTAATCATGGGTGTTTCGGTGCTTAATTTGGAAGGGGAGGCTGGTCTTGCGCCATTTGAG CAAGTAAATTACAGTAATGctagaaaatga